The Pelobates fuscus isolate aPelFus1 chromosome 2, aPelFus1.pri, whole genome shotgun sequence genome has a segment encoding these proteins:
- the IRAK1BP1 gene encoding interleukin-1 receptor-associated kinase 1-binding protein 1 → MASQTPAARLFASLPLSETADNLENKAGIVLGQRGGREVHVSGYSELSVAPDRARVSFHLSSTKAAAAEAKSSVQRRLEYIEQCLRQSGVSEENVNITKEFRKISNTYQMETEVFAIFLNFEKLQSVCNTLVEKLENSIAISPVQFYHSPQSLEKLRREVCIGAVGNARRKAQEICHLVGHSLGKALTIREEEMREWEDQSENYHGSLSIQHKIKSATIHASSKVCATFEIKTKERNKKNC, encoded by the exons ATGGCGTCCCAGACTCCGGCCGCACGACTTTTCGCCTCTTTGCCACTGAGCGAAACTGCTGATAACTTGGAGAACAAGGCGGGGATTGTGCTGGGGCAGAGAGGGGGGCGGGAGGTCCATGTGAGCGGCTACTCCGAGCTGAGCGTTGCCCCGGACCGGGCCCGAGTGTCCTTCCATCTCAGCAGCACCAAAGCGGCAGCAGCCGAGGCCAAGAGCAGCGTCCAGAGAAGGCTCGAGTACATCGAGCAGTGTCTGCGGCAAAGCGGGGTCTCG GaagaaaatgtaaacattactaaagaatttagaaaaatatcAAACACATATCAAATGGAAACAGAg GTTTTTGCCATATTCTTGAATTTTGAAAAATTGCAGAGCGTCTGTAACACATTGGTTGAAAAGCTGGAAAATTCAATTGCCATATCGCCTGTACAGTTTTATCACTCTCCACAGAGCTTGGAAAAATTAAG ACGTGAGGTTTGCATTGGTGCCGTTGGTAATGCAAGACGCAAAGCTCAGGAAATCTGTCATCTGGTTGGCCATTCACTTGGTAAGGCTTTAACCATAAGAGAAGAAGAAATGCGGGAATGGGAAGATCAGTCAGAAAACTACCACGGATCTCTATCTATTCAACATAAAATAAAGAGTGCTACAATTCACGCTTCTTCAAAAGTCTGTGCCACATttgaaattaaaacaaaagagAGAAACAAGAAAAACTGCTGA